The nucleotide window TGCTGATAGCACACCTCCCTCTAGACATAACTAACGTTTCCTCTTAGAAAGCGGGGTAGCACTGAAACTTTCACAGTTTCCTAGCAAACTTTAAGCAATACCATCCAAACACAGTTAGCTAACTATGATCTAAATATGATCGACGTTGTCAGTTAACTTCCTTCCTGACAAGATGGACATATACCAGACCGATAAATTCAACAATGTGTTGACGAGAGtaagattttgcaaaggaaaCCGATTTCTTACCAAAGGAACGGCCTTTTATCCTGCATCTCCTTTCCTCCCAAAAACATGTTCAAAACGTAATATGCAAGTTTCTTAGGACTCTCATTACTTCCCAGACTCCCGTGACGGTCGCACGTGTGTTCACCAAGAGAGATCAACATTTTCTTACCAAGCTCCTGGCAATCCCTTATACCACCACCCATGGTAGCACATTCGAACTGAAAACATCTGGCGAGACGCCTTGGCTGGGTGCATAACTGCAGTGATGAGCAAAGTTCATTCCCGGGAGTCCATCTAATTGACGTAAAATACCATCTCACAATGAATCACGATTTTACTTCTTCAGATCGCGACTTGTGCTATGCTAAACCTTACCCGAGTATCGCATTTGAGCGCAGTAGAAAATGTAAGAACTTGAAAAGCCGAAAACAGGCTAACTTTATACAATTCAATCCTTATGCAAACGGAAGAGCAAATaccattctcaaattcattaataactcatgaagaaaaaaacaaaggaaatcactccCGTGatggaggtttggatatgtgatccaaaTTATCGAAAAATAATGCAATTGTGGGAAGTGAAGCTAATCTCATTTTCTCACGACGTAACTAGTTTTGGTCAGAAAGCCCTCCCCTGTCAACTCTCCTTTTGTCCAGCCCAGCGATATCTGGCAGCTTATAagggaaaacaataaaatttaattttactttgGAAAGacgaaggaaaacaaaagctttcGTTTTAGGATTTAAGAATGAGAGTGCTTAATTGTGTAATTTTcaatggacaaaaaaaaaacaatcactgGCTTTTGTTACTGGTGGAAGAAAGGTattagttttggttttttgacttTCGacgaaaagaaagtaatttcatGGTATACATTTGAATGGaatcgaaaattctttgtttcctgtcattccttattttttctttaaggaaGGGTGCTCTGGCCTTGTGCATGCACTCTGTTGTGCTTAGTGAAAGCGACCTTGCAAGATAACTTAAGAAGTTTTGAACCAAAGTAAAAGAACTAGTACGGACTTACGACTTCATTCTCACCTCAGGGTTGACTCTCCTCTTAAAGTCTCGTTAAAAAGAACCAAAAGTACTAAAAAGGCGACCATATTGGATTCTTAATCGGAACAGTTTACTGTTTACGCCCAAGTTGTGAATTTGTTAACAATTTATTGTGCTGCTTGTCACAGATCAAACATGATTCGTTTCGAGTTACGTGCGGAGAGACTGGGCCTGATTTTCAAAGGATTATTTAATCACAAACATAAAAACAGAAACTGAATTTAAAGCGTAATTCATGAAGCAACGCAGTGTTTAATTGATGTTCAGTGGTCTCGACAAGGAAATGGATGTTGGTGTTTCCAGCACATTGGCTAAATTGTATGAATTATGGGGTTGCAAAAAAAGTTGAATACCTTATTCATTCTTCTTTTGTGCCAGCGTTCTCTCCAAGCAATAATCACATTTAAGATTCATTTGCTTGGATGAAGAAGTCTCGTCCGTTTATTATTTGCTCATTTTACTGATACACAACAGTGGCATTTTGCAGGAGGAGCTTTCAGTTGGGTGAATATCGCTAGCGAAATATTTTCCATTGAAGTTTTTTACAGCAGATTTCTAGTGGAGTTTGAACGTTCTCCGAGTCCTCTAGAAACCGAAATCTTGAGACTTCAATCCAAAATATTAGGCTAAGGCTGTTCTTGAAACTTCACTCTTTTGAAGACGCATGGAAAATCTTAGGCCAGTGGTATTTAGCTAAATGAGGGCTTTTTGCTTGAAATAAACATTAGCTTTAAGGAAACAAAACACGGCTGTCTGTCAAATGTCTTTATTTCTTCAGTGTTCCATCTGAAAAACACATGCACAGCAGCTGCGTAAGACTGCTTTGTCAATACTTTGTCACACTTTTCTATATTTGACGAGTTTTACGCCTGTACATAGCAAAGTTCTGTTCAGAGGTTTTAATAATTGAGCCACGGAGTGTGGCTATCCTGTTATTCTACAGCGTGGCCTCCTACATTACAGTTCACCCTGGCCGTTAACAACAAACTTGAAACATGACTATTGCTAACTATGCAAAATATCAGTGACCGAGTACTATCGAATCTTGTTGCGAGCAATAGATTTAATTGGCGTATTGATCTTTTGAAATCTCCGTAGATTTTCAAAATCAAGCTTCTAGAAACTTACTTAAAAATTTTCCCATCGATTTAAGGCGTTTAGTGAGCAACatgctttctttctttgctgGCTTGCGATTTCCTAATAAGCTCACAAAAAGACGTTCTCTAACATTGCGTCAGTAAGTCATTATTCAGCATTGGTTCCTTCTCTTTTAATGATTTGTGGAGAACTAAACCTGATTGAAAAGCTTCGGGGTCCGTTTCTGAAAAGTAAATGGAAAAAAGAGTAAGTTAATAAACGCAAGTGATTGAAAAGAACTAGTTTTCATCGAAAGCTCACAGGGGAGATCTTAACACTGGCACATCCCAGGCGGCGACAAGCTTACTGTACTCTAGCTtttctagttttctttttaattttatttttaaaagcaAAGGACAATAAGTGTTGTCTAGTTCGAATGATAGTTTTACCCAATGCAGATCTCGCACAAGAGTTTGCGATAATTGCCCTCAAAAAGACTAATGGGAAGTATTCCTCAACTCATTTAAGTCCTTATGGCATTATATTCAAATTGTTGTGGCATGTACTTGAGGTATAGATATTTTTTGGTATAACCTCACGAAAGCTGTGCGGTTGGCGTCTCTTACGAAAGCAACGCTTGCTATGTTGGTCTTTCAGCTCCACTCGGTTCTTTTCCATTTTCTGCAAACACACATACTTGATGATATAATTGCAAATCGTGGCAATCCCTCCTGGGTCCCCTATTGGATAAAGGCATTGTATTGTGGGTGAAGAAAAAGCCCTATTCGAAATCCCGTCGGTCACATATTTTAAAAGCTAACTCAAATCGCGTTACGTCATCTTTTGCCTTACTTACACATTAGGTCGAAAGGGAAGACCCTGGGAATGAAATTGGCGCATCGCTTTTCGGTGTTCATATTGCTTCCTGTGGGGTTTACGCAATTTGATCCGACTTTGAAATGCCTGCATTTATTCATTTCATATTTCTCAAGTGGCCTATGCAAACAATCAATAGCATCATTTATTGTTCCATACAGTTTTTAGCTTTACGGTCATTTACGGTCGTTTAGTTTTCCGTTAAGTGTATAACGGACGCCAACTCGAGTTTCTGGTTGAGATCATCAGTTTCCTTTGGGATGATCACAAGGATCAACGATCCAAGATCACTTGGATCATGGTGCATCGAAGGAACCTATAAACCCTTTCCAGAGTTGCTTCATCGATTCCTTTGGTGCACCATGATCAGAGCGATCTTGGATTATTGATCCTGATCCATATCATCCCAAAGGAACGTTCCCACGGTTCAACTTCTGCTCAAGCattaaaagcttttctttttaaacGGTGGAGTTATAGTTGTCTTCGCATTGCACTGAAAACAGCTGAGATGTGAAAATCTGAACCATCAACCATTTTTGCATTGTATTCGATCATATACAAAATacggtacggctatcaccacagggaaaacaccggttcccgtctgttcaccgaagttaagctttgttggacagggttgatctctggatgggtgaccatctggataaaataccctgtgctgtacttcttgggaagtcaggctggagTTGTAaaaaacatcaatcacgccttccacctctactacaaatgatgtatgtggattgagtttcagtcgatctcaacctgacttccaggattttctccgggcactccggtttcctccctccgcaaaatcgactcctagtctATTCCATCTGGCTATTTAGAGGGCCACTAGTTTGTCAGTGACTACTGTTGTGTGTTACCCTCtaaaaataaagattattattattattatattaatggCACTCGATATTTTGAATTGTCTAAGattgtacagaacaactttgAATTATCACCATTTATACCAAATGCCATAGCAAGTAGTACCACCACCTACAGCAATGGTATGGAGAGAATCTGAATACAATGCCTTTTCCCGCCCTCTGTATAATATGAAACATGAATTTCTAgttcctaaagaaactgtggtgctgcgtcggtgggagagatgaaaacaaaaatttggttttatcaaacgagttgataaaggttgaattaccaccgtgaaagatttagaaagctgacgtttcgagcgttaggccttcgtcagagcgaatagaggaattgtgggttgttgtggtttatataagagtgtagaggagctttgccattggtgaagatatggtcacatgaagttgtgaataaattagtggaatgagagacgttcattgattccgtggggagagagtgtacccagttgaaaaattaatttttgttccagatttttgcggctttctatgaaacaaactgaaatGATACCTGAatctttgaatttgtttttctccttctgACAGCAGCAATCCCAGATAGTTCCAACAATAAAAAACAGAATGATCAAACCAACCATAGTGCCAAATGGGATCAGATATTGTGACAGGTCTTTGAAGTAGACCCATTTGAACTCAAACTTGAGTTTATCTTGTTCTTTGACGAGCTTGTCGCAAGTTGAGTGAGTTGAGCTTCTACCACTACTGCCTTCAGGGTCTCTCTCCCTGCATTTCGCATTTATCCTTCTTTTCATACATTTGATGTATTTGTCCTCGACATCGAATTCCATGATTTCATCATCTCTCGGCCTATAATACAATTCGGCTCCAATGTGCAAGGAAGCCATAAACTGGAGCACCTGCCATCCGTTATTGTCACTAGTCTTGTCATCGCAATGGAACACCACTATAGAATTCAGATCCATCTCATCTAACTTTCCAATTGTCTCAACAGGTTCATCGAGGGCTAAAATTTACAGAGGTTTTTATTCAGTACTTTCGCTTTAATTTAACATCCGATCGAGCGCAATGATTCTGTCACAATGTAAGATATCTTAGCAAGGCTAATTTTGCGTAGTGAGGATATGATATGAATGTGATTCTAAGGGCTGGTTCGTTCTTAAAGAAGCAGACGTGTATTTTACTCTATCAAACACCCTGAGAGGTGGTCTCTTCTTATGTTTTGTTGGAACACgtaaaaaatgttttgttggAACAAGTGAAAAATAAGCTAGATTCCCGCAGCAGTCGGGAATACAAGCAGACATTGTTCGATCTCTTATTCCTGTCTACTGTCTTCATCAGGGGTGATCTAAAGTTATTACAGGACTACTGATACGTTCACTAATCAGCGTTTACTCTTATTTATGAGGTGTAAATAGGTGTCGGCCAAAAAGGTAAAACTTTTAAGACAGGAAGTGTTGAAACGTTGGGTCTTGAATGGTAACTTTAaagttgcagttattttaagcAAGAGtgcatcaaactatgtctgatgtgaaaaagatatttttctttgtttcgttagctccAGCAATTGTTAAAATGTTTGTGAGTTTGTAACTCTTTGGGTTCTGTGACTCACTTAAAATCGCCTACGTAGCCCGTCTTATTCCGTATTCCGCATTTAAAATGCAGCCTATGAACGTCTCGTCATTGTAATTTTCTAGTTCACACTTGCAACGTGAACGACGTAATCGTAAGAGATTTACGACAAAGTGTGAATCAATACGACTTAAACAGAACGGACGTTTCGCTCCCGGGTGGATTTCGTTGGTTTATGGAAATTTTCAAGGTGGCAGGAGAGGGACATCCCGTACAACGCTGTAGCACGACGTCCAGAGGCACTGGATCGCTTTTGGGAACTAAGTTTCAGACACTGTCGGCCCCTACACCATAATTGACAGATCCCATCCGTTCATTCAGCTCAATTCCTAATTAGTGCCAGTTTCTATATATATGCAACAGTATTTTTGTTATTTCCTCCACTGGATACCTTTTAGTGTGTTCGGGTAAGGTGCAATTTTGACAATTGCGCACGGGCTCTTGCAGAGACACTTATTTCAAGGTTCAAAACCATCATCAAAGTCTCGTTTTGTTCGATACAGTTTGTAATACTGGCAAAAAAATAGATAACATTTACGCCGTTATCTATTTGCGCAATGTACAAATGAAATAGCGCATTATTTCGTCGCGCCATTTTAACGTTCTACCTTTTCTGCATGTGTTCTggctttttatgtttttttccaaaGGAAAGACGAGTGAATTTTCTTTGCCACTTTTGCtacttctcatttctcgaatatgaggTCTTTTCTCAgacattttttgcaaagaacaaatCTAAGATAGTTTAAGAGTCGAACCGGCAATTATACCCTTATATGATTAGGCGATCACCCTACTTGTATTTCCTATGTCTGAAGTTCACTtccaaaattttccatttttcaccattttgtctttgttgtttGCAAACTTTCGTTAGTGGCCATCAGTTTTTGCtgcttttcaaaatcttctcatttctcgaaaatgtAAGACTGGAAACTAGTGTTTTGTGATTGGTCCTCTCTTTTCCTCATTCCTGCGACTCCGCTTGTGATTACGTTGCAACAGTCCATACAAGATCAGAAGAGCCGTAATCTTAAGAAAAAGTTAACTTTCTGTTCCTTACGAGTCCGATTGTGGCGCTTACGACATTGCTTATagggtggttttcaaatgactgtcgaaaaaccaaaaccaaagcaattacttcgaccaatcacaacaggaacgaacagcgcgatgaaccaatcaaaattcctagcaatcacctgtaactcgcgcgaagcgcgggaaaaatcgcgcttacgtggtgcgattggttttggttttgcttctcagtggtttgaaaaactggcgcgactcttttaagccaatcactaagcgtagcaatcgcaatcacgtaattactttcgacagtcatttgataACCGCTCTATATAACAGTGCTTACGATTGCGATTTTCAATTCACACTGGGTTTTAACACTGCTTATTACGatattacattattattacgATATTACGATATTACACTAGCTATAGAGTGAGGCTTTATCATGCAACTCTTCCAAATGTTTCTTATCCCATATCCTGCCCCTATTTTAAGTTTCATCCCGCATCCCGActgtgtttttcactttttaataGATTTGTAAATAACAAATATGTGATTAACAagcttataattttttttaaacaataccTTTGACAGTAGTAAGCGCCATGGTGTCATGAACATAATCTGAACCATAAAGTGCGCGAGGAATCCCAATCTGCAATGTAAATATTGTGTGATATTGTGACACTAACAGTTATTGAACGAATCTCTCTATCGCTGTTAGTTGTGATAAATAAATGCCTTTGTCAATGCCTGTCAAAAATCCTCTTTCATTTGCATTTGCTTCGGACGCAAACGCATCCATCCTAGAAAATGCAGGAATGCAGCCATCTAGAAAGGGTTTTGGGTAAATGAGAGTGAGTTTGAAAACCAGACCACAAGCAAGCCATGATGTGCCATAgctgaaaactaaaaaaaattctcacatTTACGCAATATATTTTACAATACTACATATTATTCAACGTG belongs to Acropora muricata isolate sample 2 chromosome 9, ASM3666990v1, whole genome shotgun sequence and includes:
- the LOC136929133 gene encoding uncharacterized protein isoform X3; the encoded protein is MHEEQTVMYIFKALFFFVCFHGLSVKTAQPQDSRANSEQFSKRFWRGIFDGIWWAVVTMATVGYGDKSPKSFFARLFATVWMVTGIILLSMFTAQVSSRLTTQELKGDDHLLHKRIGIPRALYGSDYVHDTMALTTVKALDEPVETIGKLDEMDLNSIVVFHCDDKTSDNNGWQVLQFMASLHIGAELYYRPRDDEIMEFDVEDKYIKCMKRRINAKCRERDPEGSSGRSSTHSTCDKLVKEQDKLKFEFKWVYFKDLSQYLIPFGTMVGLIILFFIVGTIWDCCCQKEKNKFKDSETDPEAFQSGLVLHKSLKEKEPMLNNDLLTQC